TGTCGTAGCCGATGTTGATGAACCCAATGAAGCATCCATACAGGTATTAAAAAAGCTGGGTATGAAACAAACAAAACGAGACATCATTCATGGAAGACCCTTACTCTATTTTGAGTATGAGCTTGAGAAGAACGGTGATGATGCCCCGTAAGAGAATGCATTCACTTAATTCGCTGAGAAAAACTTTTCGATATGTTAGAAATTGAGCTTTAATGGCTACCTCTGGCAGATCTCAGTTTAGAATTTGGTCACAGAGTAACCCGATGCCCTATTCTAGCTGCCGTATTCTAACCATTGTAATGATGGTCTTCGCTCATGACCCCTGACGAAGCCTTGCTCCTGCTAGATCATCTCCTACAAGAGCAAAAACTTAAAGACCTCCAAGAACTCGTGTTTCGGTATACATGGGAAGGCTGGACGTATCCTGAAATTGCGAAACAGTTGGGATATGACACGAGCCATATTCGGGATGTGGGTTACGAATTGTGGCAACAACTCTCGCGATCGCTGGGTGAGCGTGTTACTAAGAAAAATATTCAGTCTGTCTTGCGACGATTGGAACAACGACAGAGCATCGCTTCTACTTCAGTGAGTCATCAGGCTGATGATCAACTCGGAGAATCATCGGATGACATCCAACTTCCTTTAGAGCCATCCAATCAATCTCTCTTCCTCACCGATAGTCTCTCTGAAGTCTCTGCTCTAGATGTGCGATCGCTTCTACCTCAAAACTATTGGGGAGAGTCGATTGATGTTTCCGTCTTCTATGGGCGCACACAAGAGCTATCACGATTGCAGCAATGGATCGTCAATGAGCATTGTCGTCTGGTTGCAATTTTGGGGATGGGTGGTATGGGCAAGACGACTCTAACCGCAAAATTGGTTGAAGAGTTGCAAGATCAGTTTGACTTGATTATTTGGCAATCATTTCGGAATGCACCTCCAGTAGATGAGGTGTTTTCCCAGTTGCTGCGGGTCTTTTCTCACCGAACAGGCAATCCTGCTTCTCATATGCCAAGTGCTAAACCTGAAGAAATGACTGCTCAAGTCAATCAAATTATGGAGTATCTCCGCACAATCCGTTGTTTACTCGTGTTTGACAATCTGGAAAGCATTCTGTCAGCATCTACGGTTGATACCCCAACCTTGACCGCAGGGCAGTTACGTTCTGATTACGAAATGTATGGTGAACTGTGTCACCGCATTGGTGTAGAACGGCATAAGAGTTGTCTGATCGTGACAAGCCGAGAAAAGTTGCAATTACTGGCAGCTTTAGAAGGGGATGCTCTGCCTGTCCGTAGTTTTGAGTTAAAGGGATTGAGCGTCCCTGATGTGCGATCGATGGTCGTTGCCAATGGTGGATACGTTGCCTCAGAGACAGATTGGCAACGGTTGACCGATTATTACTCAGGCAATCCGTTAGCCCTCAAGATTGTCTCAACGACCGTGTGTGACTTGTTTGAGGGCAACGTCCCAGAGTTTTTAAACCAGGGGACGATCGTTTTTGGTGACATTAGCACCTTGCTCGATGAACAGTTTCAGCGATTATCGACCCTGGAAAAACAGGTGATGTATTGGTTGGCGATCAATCGGGAATGGGTATCACTGGCTGATCTGCGCGATGATCTTGTTGTTCGCATTCCTCACGCCGAGTTGATGGAGGCGTTGTTGTCACTGCGGCGGCGATCGCTTGTAGAAAAGAATGCAGGGTTATTTACCTTACAACCTGTGGTAATGGAGTATGTCACTCAAAACTTGATTATTCAGATCTGCCACGAGTTTGAAACACTAGAACCAACCCTATTACTCAGTCATGCGTTGATCAAAGCTCAGTCAAAAGATTATGTCCGAGATAGTCAAATTCGTTTGATTCTGACACCCATTGCTTCGCATTTAATTAACGTATTTCGTTCTCTTAAACGAGTCGAAGAACACCTCGATCGCTTTCGGTTTCAGCTTCAAATTGCACATTTTGGTTCATCTGGTTACGGTGCTGGTAATTTGATCAATGTCTTACGTTATCTCAATCTCAACTTGAGTGGCTATGATTTCTCTCATCTCGATATTCGACAAGCACATTTGCAAGATGTTGAGCTGCATCAAGTTAACTTTGCTCATGCCCATCTAAGCAATTGCACCTTTACTCAGACTTTTGGCAGCATTTTATCGGTGGCATTTAGTCCTGATGGTCATCTGCTGGCTACAGGTGGAGTCAATGCAGAAGTTTGTGTGTGGCAGGTAGCAACCGGGCAACAGTTGCTGGCTTGTAAAGGGCATTCCAATTGGGTATTGTCAGTAGCTTTTCACCCTCAAGGGCATCTGCTGGCAAGTGCTGGAGAAGATCGAACCATTCGTTTGTGGGATGTCGCCAATGGGGCGTGCCTTGCCACCTTATCGGGACACACCGACTATGTGCATTCCATCGCTTTTAGCCCACTTGATATGGATGGCGAGCCGTTGTTGGCGAGTGGTAGCCTGGATAGAACCATTAAACTGTGGGATGTGCGAACGGGACACTGTTTGCAAACCTTAGAAGGGCATACCAGTTGGCTTGAGCAAGTGGTATTCAGCCCAACGGGGCAATGGTTGGCGAGTAGCAGTGGCGATCGCACCATCAAGCTATGGGATATCGCTACTGGAGAATGCTTGAGCACGTTGACCGGGCACGAGGAAGAAGTGACCTCGATCGCGTTTCATCCCAATCAGCCCATTCTCGCGAGTGGAAGTGGCGATCGCACCATCAAACTGTGGGATATCACCACTGGAGAATGCCTTAACACCTTATATGGGCACTCCGGTCGAATTTGGGCGATCGCTTTTCATGCCAGTGGTTGCCTTGCCAGTGCGGCTCACGACCAATGTATTAAGCTTTGGGAGATCAATACGGGACAGTGCATCACCACTTTACAGGGACACCGTAGCCCAGTTCGAGCGATCGCCCCTCACCCTCATAAACCCATTCTTGCTAGTGGTAGCAGTGATCAGAGCATTCGTCTCTGGCAAATGGATACCGCTGAATGTATCAAAGTACTTCAGGGCTGTAGCCACCAGATTTGGGCGATCGCCTTTCATCCCAACGGTATTCTGCTAGCTAGCGGTTCCCATGATCAGGTGATTCGTGTGTGGAATACTCAAACTGGGGACTGCATCAACACCTTAAGAGGACACACAAGTTGGATACGAGCGATCGCTTTTAGCCTCAATGGCAATCTCATTGCCAGTGGAAGTGGTGATCCGGCAATCAAACTGTGGAATCTTGAGACCGGACAGTGTGTGAGAACGTTACAGGGACACAGCAGTTGGATACGAGCCGTTGCTTTTAGCCCGGATGGTCGCCTGCTCGCCAGTGCTTCTCACGATCAAACGGTGCGCTTGTGGAATTTCAACACAGGTGAAGTCGTTAGCATTCTCTCAACGAATACAGTGTGGACGAGAGCGATCGCTTTTAATCAGGATGGCTCTCTATTAGCTACCTGTTTCGGTGCATCTCACCTAGCCCTTTGGGACGTGACAACTGGCAAACGACTCAGAATTTTAGAGGGACATACCAGCCAAATTTGGTCTGTTGCGTTCAACCCTGATGGAAAAACCGTCGCGACTGGCAGTAGTGACCAAACGATCAAACTGTGGGACGTCTCTACTGGAACTTGCCTCAAAACCCTAACGGGACATAGTGGCAATGTCTGGTCAGTGGCTTTCACAATAGACGGAACATTGCTCGTGAGTGGTGGAGACGACCAGGGCATTCGGCTTTGGGATTTGCAAACAGGACAGTTTAAGATTTTGTCAGGACATGATCGCCCAGTTCAGTGGGTTGCCTGTAGCCCGGATGGCAAAACGCTTGCCAGTGGCAGTGAAGACGAAACCATTCGGATCTGGCAGATTGAGACAAGAACCTGCTTGGGAATACTCAGAGCCGATCGCCCTTACGAAGGCATGAATATTACGGATATAACGGGACTCAGCGACATTCAAAAAGAATCTTTGTTGAGTTTGGGGGCATATACGAACTAATGCATGGCAGCAATTCTCATGTTAGGTTTGCAATTCAGATGAGAATTGCTGAATGCATGTGAGTTTTAACAGCACACATTAAACGATGCTGTGCAATTTTACGAAGGATGGCGCGGTTTCAAATTCTTGGTGTACCCCTCCTGCTTTACGCACATGCATCATTCCAAACCGTTGTATAAAGAGTCAATTGTTGTACAAGATCTGGAATTGCAGCATGAGCAGACTGGAGCGATTGCTGATGGCGATCGTCGCCAAATTCCTGATATTCAATGCGAATGACATGGTGTTCACTGGCTCCAAACAGGTTTGAAGCCGTGATAATGGCAGGATCAAGATGGTTCATCGCAGCATGAGCACCACCGGGGTCAAATCCACCTTCCCCACTTGCAGCCAGGATAACCAGAATCTTTCCAGTCAAAATGGGTTCGATCGGTTGCTCACCACGAGCTAAATCAAAGGAAAAGGTTCGTCCAATCCGAATCACCTGATCAATCCAGGCTTTCAGAGCGGCTGGCATTCCGTAGTTGTACATGGGCGTACCAATGACAATCACATCAGCAGACTCCAATTCATCAATTAGTTGATCAGAAAGGTTGAGTACCTCCTGTTGCTGAGGAGTTCGTTGTTCGGGTAGGGTAAATGCGGCAGCAATCCAAGCCTCGCTGATGGCTGGAGGCGGATTCAACCCAACATCTCGCGTGATAACGGTATCGTTGGGTCTAATTTTTAACCAGTGTTCGGTGAATGAAGTGGTTAGACTACGGCTCAAGGAACGAGTCACACGCGCACTGGCATCAATTCTCAATACAGTAGCCATGTTTATATGCTCCTCGACTTTACTGATGATTCAGTTGACCTTCAAACCGCAGTACGCCTACCCCTTTGCCATAATCGATCGCCCCCCAACTGTTGAAGGAACCCGTCAACCCCTCAAATTTTCCACCCGCTTCCACCACGGTATATTCTGTTTGAGCAAAGTAAGTTGTGCCTTCAACCGGGGTATGAACGGATTTATCCTGGGTGTAGATATAGCTACCATCATCGGCAACAAAATAATGGCGCAGGTCGTAGTGCTTCTTACCATCGGGGATATCGGTTGCGTCGGTGACTTTGGCATACACACCGCCATCAAACACACCCGTCATTGCTACAACAAAATTTGTTGCATCGATCGCTCGGATATTTGCGGTTCCACCCATTGATAATGATGTCGTCATGCTTGCTCTCCTGAATAATGCGAAATTAAAAAATGATGTGTTAGCGAACTGCCCAAAAAGTTTCAGCAGACTCTATTGAG
This genomic stretch from Oscillatoria sp. FACHB-1407 harbors:
- a CDS encoding NB-ARC domain-containing protein, with translation MTPDEALLLLDHLLQEQKLKDLQELVFRYTWEGWTYPEIAKQLGYDTSHIRDVGYELWQQLSRSLGERVTKKNIQSVLRRLEQRQSIASTSVSHQADDQLGESSDDIQLPLEPSNQSLFLTDSLSEVSALDVRSLLPQNYWGESIDVSVFYGRTQELSRLQQWIVNEHCRLVAILGMGGMGKTTLTAKLVEELQDQFDLIIWQSFRNAPPVDEVFSQLLRVFSHRTGNPASHMPSAKPEEMTAQVNQIMEYLRTIRCLLVFDNLESILSASTVDTPTLTAGQLRSDYEMYGELCHRIGVERHKSCLIVTSREKLQLLAALEGDALPVRSFELKGLSVPDVRSMVVANGGYVASETDWQRLTDYYSGNPLALKIVSTTVCDLFEGNVPEFLNQGTIVFGDISTLLDEQFQRLSTLEKQVMYWLAINREWVSLADLRDDLVVRIPHAELMEALLSLRRRSLVEKNAGLFTLQPVVMEYVTQNLIIQICHEFETLEPTLLLSHALIKAQSKDYVRDSQIRLILTPIASHLINVFRSLKRVEEHLDRFRFQLQIAHFGSSGYGAGNLINVLRYLNLNLSGYDFSHLDIRQAHLQDVELHQVNFAHAHLSNCTFTQTFGSILSVAFSPDGHLLATGGVNAEVCVWQVATGQQLLACKGHSNWVLSVAFHPQGHLLASAGEDRTIRLWDVANGACLATLSGHTDYVHSIAFSPLDMDGEPLLASGSLDRTIKLWDVRTGHCLQTLEGHTSWLEQVVFSPTGQWLASSSGDRTIKLWDIATGECLSTLTGHEEEVTSIAFHPNQPILASGSGDRTIKLWDITTGECLNTLYGHSGRIWAIAFHASGCLASAAHDQCIKLWEINTGQCITTLQGHRSPVRAIAPHPHKPILASGSSDQSIRLWQMDTAECIKVLQGCSHQIWAIAFHPNGILLASGSHDQVIRVWNTQTGDCINTLRGHTSWIRAIAFSLNGNLIASGSGDPAIKLWNLETGQCVRTLQGHSSWIRAVAFSPDGRLLASASHDQTVRLWNFNTGEVVSILSTNTVWTRAIAFNQDGSLLATCFGASHLALWDVTTGKRLRILEGHTSQIWSVAFNPDGKTVATGSSDQTIKLWDVSTGTCLKTLTGHSGNVWSVAFTIDGTLLVSGGDDQGIRLWDLQTGQFKILSGHDRPVQWVACSPDGKTLASGSEDETIRIWQIETRTCLGILRADRPYEGMNITDITGLSDIQKESLLSLGAYTN
- a CDS encoding FMN-dependent NADH-azoreductase, with the translated sequence MATVLRIDASARVTRSLSRSLTTSFTEHWLKIRPNDTVITRDVGLNPPPAISEAWIAAAFTLPEQRTPQQQEVLNLSDQLIDELESADVIVIGTPMYNYGMPAALKAWIDQVIRIGRTFSFDLARGEQPIEPILTGKILVILAASGEGGFDPGGAHAAMNHLDPAIITASNLFGASEHHVIRIEYQEFGDDRHQQSLQSAHAAIPDLVQQLTLYTTVWNDACA